The sequence CAAGATAGCAAGGATCGTGCATATAACTTTCGCGATAGTCTAAAAAACGAAATCATAAAAATCCCTGAAAGACCATACTCTTACAGAGAAAACCTAACTATGAAAGATACTCAAGTAAGAGACTTGATCTTCAAGGGATATGTTGTTGTATTCGTCATAGATGAGGGCGAACAGACTATCACTATCATATCAATCTATAAACACAATCTACCAAATTTAAAATATCCTCAGTAACTATTATTTTTTGCCGATATAAATTTTTGGAACATCTTTTGCTTTAGAAAGATCATAAAAAATTTTAAAACGAGAAAAAGGATAAGCTCATGATGAGATCACTTTGGTCTGGTGTTTCAGGCCTACAAGCCCACCAGATAGCCATGGACGTAGAAGGCAACAATATCGCAAACGTCAATACCTATGGTTTTAAATACAACCGCGCAAATTTTGCTGATATACTAAGCCAAACTCCAAGAGTAGCTACCGCTCCACAAGGCCAGCTAGGCGGTCAAAACGCTATGCAAATAGGTCTAGGAACGACTATAAACTCAACTACAAGAATTTTCTCACAAGGCACACTAACAGCCACTGATAAGCAAACCGACCTTGCTCTTCAAGGAAATGGCTTCTTTGTCGTCTCTCCAGATGGCGGAACTACAAGATACTATACAAGAAACGGCGATTTCGTCCGTGATAAGGCTGGTAACTTCGTAAATAACAGCGGTTATATCGTTCAAGGCTGGACTAGAGATGACGAGACTGGCACTATCGACTCAACAGGCCCTATAAGCAACATCGTCATCAAAGAAGGTCTTACAACTCCAGCAAGAGCGACAACAGAAGTTAAAATAAAAGGCAACCTTGACTCAGGTAACAGCATCGGTCAAAGAAGCACACCTATTTACGCACTTGATTCAGTTGCTGGCGGACGTG is a genomic window of Campylobacter concisus containing:
- a CDS encoding type II toxin-antitoxin system RelE/ParE family toxin is translated as MKILFTEDFKENLKEMLKFIKQDSKDRAYNFRDSLKNEIIKIPERPYSYRENLTMKDTQVRDLIFKGYVVVFVIDEGEQTITIISIYKHNLPNLKYPQ